Genomic window (Caldinitratiruptor microaerophilus):
CCGCTCGTCCTTCAGGTTCAGCACGATCCCCCGCTTGTTGCGGTTGATCGCCCAGAAGCTCGGGCTCTCCGTTCCCAGGCTGCCGGCCATCTTCCGGGTGGGGTCGCCCCCTGGGGGCTCCACCTTGATCACGTCGGCCCCCATGTCGCCCAGGAGCATCGTGCAGAACGGCCCCGCCATCACCTGGGTGACGTCGAGCACCCTGACCCCGCTCAGCGCCTGCTTCACCCGGCTACCTCCTCGTGGCCCCGCGTCTCCGACCGTGCACGGGCCAGCGCCCGCCGCCCCCGCACCAGGTCCCCCTGCAGGTGCGCCTCGATCCGGGCTACCGCCCCGCCCGGATCGCGGGCCGCGATCCGCTCCAGCACGGCCTCGTGTTCCCGGAGCACCTGCTCCTCGTCTTCCGGGGCGCTGAGCGCGTTGGCCCGGAAGAGCACCATCTGGCTCCAGAGCTGCTCCAGGAGGCGAAGCGTCCACGGGTTGCCGCCCGCCAGGGCGATCTCCCGGTGGAAGTCCACGTTGACGTTGAGGAGTTCGGGCAGGTCGCCGCGCTGCATCGCCGCCCGGGCGTTCTCGAGCGCCGCGCGCATCCGGGCGAGGCTCTCCCCGTCTGCCCGCTCGGCCGCCCGCCGCACGGCCAGGCGCTCCAGCGCGATGCGGCATTCGTACATCAGTTCGACCTCCGCCAGGTCGAGCGCCGGCACGGCCAGCCCGCCCTCGTCCTGGCGGAGCAGCCCCTCGGCCTGCAGCTGGCGGATCGCCTCGCGGAGCGGCGTGCGGCTGATGCCCAGCTGCTCGGCGAGCTGGGTCTCCGCCAGCCGCTCGCCCGGCCGCAGCTGCCCCCGGAGGATGGCGAGGCGCAGAACGTCACGAGCCTTCTGGTACAGCGGCGGGCTCTTGATCGACGAGGGCTCGAGCGGCATGTCCCCACCCCTTTGCCGGTCCGGGTCGCGTGCGGCCACGGTGGCACCTGTGCACACTGTATACCGCACACGGTGATTTCCACACACATGCGTGAATTCCTGCCGGGATGGATCAGGTCGCACAAAAGATTTGCAGCGGCCTCCCCGGGCCTCACAGCTCCAACCGCACCTGCAGCCCGCGGAGGAAGCTCCGCCGGTGCAGGGGGCAGGGGCCCCATCGGGCCAGGGCGGCGATGTGCTCGGGCGTTCCGTACCCCTTGTGCCGCGCGAACCCGTACTGCGGGTACTGCCGGTCCCACTCCAGGGCGAGGCGGTCCCGGGTGACCTTGGCGACGATCGACGCCGCCGCCACGCTCAGCACCTTGCGGTCGCCCCCCACCACGGCCCGCTGGCGGCCGCCGTACCCCGGCAGCGGCGCGTCGCCGTCGACGAGGACGAACTGGACGCCGACGGGCGGGGTGAGGCCGGCGAGCGCGGCCTCCATGGCCTCCAGGGCCGCGTTGCGGATGTTCACCCGGTCGATCCGCTCGGGCTCCACGATCCCGATGCCCACGGCGAGCGCCCGCTCGCGGATCACGTCGTAGGCTTCCTCCCGCTGACGGGCGGTGAGGCGCTTCGAGTCGTCCACCCCCGGCAGCTCGGTGCCCGGCGCGAGGACCACGGCT
Coding sequences:
- a CDS encoding GntR family transcriptional regulator — encoded protein: MPLEPSSIKSPPLYQKARDVLRLAILRGQLRPGERLAETQLAEQLGISRTPLREAIRQLQAEGLLRQDEGGLAVPALDLAEVELMYECRIALERLAVRRAAERADGESLARMRAALENARAAMQRGDLPELLNVNVDFHREIALAGGNPWTLRLLEQLWSQMVLFRANALSAPEDEEQVLREHEAVLERIAARDPGGAVARIEAHLQGDLVRGRRALARARSETRGHEEVAG
- a CDS encoding ribonuclease HII, which translates into the protein MEGRDVADLRMERVLWRRGLVAVAGVDEAGRGPLAGPVVAAAVVLAPGTELPGVDDSKRLTARQREEAYDVIRERALAVGIGIVEPERIDRVNIRNAALEAMEAALAGLTPPVGVQFVLVDGDAPLPGYGGRQRAVVGGDRKVLSVAAASIVAKVTRDRLALEWDRQYPQYGFARHKGYGTPEHIAALARWGPCPLHRRSFLRGLQVRLEL